The DNA region TGTTTAGATGACACTGAATACTGGCAGTGGCCATTTTTCATCACCTGCCCACGTGAAGGGTTTGTTCATTGTTACCCCGGACAGAGGCAGAATTACTTAATTGTAATATAATTACTATTACTTCTGGCCTTGCCCCTAACAGCTTACACTGTCACACacaatgggtgggaggggaaacagagaaagAAGTTAATCGCCTGCAGACACGCACTTGGGCCAGGAGTTGACCCTATGTCCCCAACTCCTAAGCCAATATCTTagctacaagaaaaggaggacttgtggcaccttagagactaacccatttatttgagcatgagctttcgtgagctacatgcaaccgatgaagtgagctgtagctcaggaaagctcatgctcaaataaatgggttagtctctaaggtgccacaagtcctcctgttctctctgcggatacagactaacacggctgctgctctgaaacctatcttagcTACTAGACTGTGCTGCTGTTTGTAAATAGATGCCGCCTTTATTTCCTGATTTGATCAAAGCAGCAGCCCTGGCTTTCGCCCTGTCCTCATAGATCcttgaggtaagtgggcaagttATCTGTGCTAGGTATgtgcttccctttgcttctcagATGAAAGGGGCAGTGGATTGCTAGAGACGTAAGAACAGAACTACAAACCAGAGGCTTGGACACTCCAGCCATCCCCTCTGGCAGCTTTCCTGCTGGGTTACTGTCTAACTCCGATTTCTGTATCATGGTCCTGTTACCTGCAGGGCGGAAAGCACCAGGTACTGGGACAATTCAATGAGATGtgtccccacagcccccctctgAGGCTGGGCACTGCTGTTATCCCCCTGGTACaatggggacctgaggcacacagagagtGAGGGTGTGCCTACACTTCAACACTAATCTCCAGCTCGAGGAGACCTATGCACACTAGCTCTGATGGAGCAGACGTGCTAAAAACAGAGCGTAACAGCAGAAGCATGAGCAGCTAGCCACCCCAGCCCACATGCCTGTTGTTTGGGAGGAGTGCATACTCAGGGCAGTTAGCAGCTACACTTTATTGTTAGCACACACGATTGGGTCCCTCTTCTTGAGCTGGGAATCCTACATCCAAGTGCAGATGTGCCCTGTGtatcttgcccaaggtcacctgggGAGTTTGTGGTATAGCAGGGAAGTACTAGCCaggtgtcctaaccactgggttgTCTGTCCCCTAGAGCCGAGATAATGTAACCGCTGGTAGCACGGTCTGTGTGTGCTGTTTGGGCATTTGTTTTTAATGCACTCCCTATGCTCTTCTGGATCTCTGCATGGGCCTGAGTGCGCACACTGACCCCCGGACACGCAGACTGGACGGCACTCACTCTAGCATCGGTGGAAggagtttggtttggtttggttttctccctctctctctttctctcatcctTGCAGCAAAGCTGATTGTGGAGACGGACACCTTTGGGAGCCGTGTGCGCATCAAGGGAGCCGAGAGCGAGAAATACATCTGCATGAGCAAGAGAGGGAAGCTCATTGGAAAAGTGAGTCACAGCCAGGGAaggtgggacaagaagcaatgggcttaatctgcagcaggggagatttaggttagatattaggaaaaactttctaacccaagggtagttaagctctggaactaccaagggaggttgtggaatccctgtcattggaggcttttaacaGCAGGTCagagggatggtctaggtttgcttggtcctgcctcagagagggggctggactggatgacctctcaaggtccctgccagccctatgattctatcAATCTGGCGAGTCTTGATCCAGTTCCCACCCCCCGATTAGCATTATACAGCCCCCTTGCTGGGAGCCCCAGAACAGCAGCCAAGGACTAAATGGGACAGAGAGACGGGACTCCCTTCCTACCCCTGAGTGGTGGGGTTCCCTGCCTGGCAAGAGCCTGGGAAGCCTGCCCAGCTTCCATGAGGTCTGGCAACCCGGCACCCTCCATTGGCACTAGATCCTCCCAGGCCTTGATTCTGCTCCCTCCGAAGTCCAATGGCAACACCAGTGGCCCAGGATGAGACCCATCCTAACAACACTTAACCCTTTCCCTGCTGGATtaacccactctctcccccttccttccctccagccCAATGGCAAGAGCAAAGACTGCATCTTCACTGAGATTGTTCTGGAGAACAACTACACAGCCTTCCAGAATGCCCGCCATGAGGGCTGGTACATGGCCTTCACGCGCAAGGGCCGCCCTCGGAAAGCCACCAAGAGCCGCCAGAACCAGCGGGAGGCTCACTTCATCAAGCGCCTCTACCGCGGCCAGCTGCCCTTCCCCAACAACGCCGAGCGGCAGAAGCAGTTTGAGTTTGTGGGGTCCTCCTCCCCGACGCGCCGGACGAAGCGCACCCGCACCCCGCGGCCCCACACGTAGGGCCCTGCGCTTTGTCTAGTGCTGCTGACCCCTGCTGTGCGGAGGGCCGGGCCGTCTGCCCTCCCCGCCCAGAGACCCAGGCTGCTGCCCCATGCTGTATGTAGGGCCGTGCCGTCTGCCTCCCCGCACACAGATCCACTCTGCTGCCCCATTCTGTACCTAGGACTGTGTGTCACTTGCACGCCCTGTGCCCACCACTGTCCCATGCTGCACGTTGCAGTGTGTCCTGCCCTCCAAACACACCCATTGCCCCAGGCTGTACATAGGACTGTGCCCTCCCAGCACCCTGCCACTCcccatattttattttacaaagatgCTCTATTTTTATACTTCGATTCTCTTAGGCACAAAGAAATATTAACTCGAGGAGCAAGCGTCAGGTGTGGGGGGGTTATTTTTTGTATATAGATGTAACCCCTGGCAGGATTTCCCTTTGTTCTAGAGCACCCCTGTGCCCACCTGCCCTGTAACGACCCCCAAGATTCAACACCCATTGCTTTGCCTGCTCTTCTGTGCAGCGATCCCTGCTGGGAGGGCAGCAGACAGCAACTGGTTTTGGAGACTTCTTCTGACCCTGTTCTCAGCATCAAAGGTGCTAACTCCACCGTGGCGGCCAAGTTCCTGTGGGACCAATCGTGGCagctggttgggtttttttattctgCTACACGGGCTAAGCTCAAAACTTCTGACTGGTGCGATCTTTTAGACTGTAGGACAGTCTCCCCATGTGAACAAGTGGAATAAGACTGCCGAATGGACTGTAGGGAAGAATCCTGCCTTGGGATAGGGATGAACTAACAGGACTTTTTTCTCCAGTGTGCATGGATGGATCTAGCAAACAGACAGCCGATATGCAGGAGACTGTATGCAAGAGTCCCAGGGCCAACAAATCCAAGTGACTTGGAAGCCTGTAGAGCAGCAGAAGGGTTGAGATCATCCTGCCTTCCCAGAGGGGAGGtagatgtctgtctgtctatggtACTTAGCTGGCCCCATTACTGTAGCCCCTCACAGTCTGTAATATATTTATCCTTGCAACACTCCTggaaggcagggcagtgctattatctcctTTGTACAGagagggaactgagacacagagagactaagacctggtctatacttaaaatgtaGATTGACCCATCTACGTCACTCAGGGGGATGAAAATATTTGCACCCCCTGAGCTCTGTAGTTAAGCCGATCTAGCCCCCAGCATAGACGTGGCTAAGTCGgtgaaagaattcttccctcaATCTAGTTGCTGCCGtttcaggaggtggattatctagaTGGAGGGGGGAAATGCACCCTGTGACTGCTGTATAGGCATGCTCACAATGACTTGCCTAAGGGCACCCAATAAAGTCCGAGAAAGATCAGGGAATTGTGCCTAGGTCTTTAGAGTACTGACTTAGCacactaaccactgggccatctttCCCCTCCTGGGTGGTTATTTCCCAGAGGGAAGAAGGTTCTGGGACTGAGAGGTGGGCGTTCCAGCATGGAAAAGTTGAGCACCGCAGTTGCAGAGGCCAGGTCCCAGCACTTGTTTTCAGCTTGTCACAAGcctctttcttttatttattttattgtaggGTTTTGGCTTCCCTTCTTCCCTCAGTCAGGGGCTTTCCTTTTGCTTCAAGAGACCAAATTCCCAACCACACTCCCACTTTGGAGGAGAAATAAAATGAGGAACCCCCGTTTGACTAGCCAGAGAGTGACCTGGCCTAGTGTCTATGATTCCCTATCAGGTAAAGAGAAACCACTTTTAGGTTTTTATAATAGATTCCCATATTTCCTTAAAGAGTCGACTGCTGTCGGTTTAGGCCTAAACATTTAGactttgggatttttaaaaaaaaaactgaaatgaataaaaattaatgtctggggtgtttttttttatttcaagcaCAGCATGGTCTGGGGGCTTGTCTGTATGTTTCTTTTGAGATGTAAGTGTTGCTCTGCTGTACGGGAGACCCAAATGCAGCAGCATCAGAAGGCCGATTGAGCTGCACTTCCCAAGTTGAGCAAAGTACAAACAGTTAAATAAACTGCACACGTGGCAAAAAGCAAATGATTTTCCCTACCCAGTGATTTCAGGCAGAGTAATCTTTGGCTCTGTTTCTAAAGGGCTGTCTACACAACGCAAGCTGTGCACGGGCTAGCGTAttcaagctagctttaatctagctagtatTGGTAACGCTATGAAGTCAGCAGAGCGGGCTGGCAAGTTGCGTATGTACCCAACATCTGCGCCAGGCTCGCCTCGTACTATCAGAGCTGAAGCCCGCACTGTGCTGTCTTTGCTGCTACTGGTACCCAcgctagctggattcaagctggCTCAATAGGCTGGCCCCTGCAtcgcttttgctgtgtagacagaccctaacaCAGGCACAGATGTTTGAATTTGTTTAATGCCTTAGAATTGTGGTATTCCAGTGCCACCCCCAGAGTCCGTTGTCCTAGAGGCTGCACAGGGGGATAGTAGGAGACAATCCTTGTGCCAAAGAGCTgagggtacaattttcaaaagtgacttgggagcctccgtcccattttcaaaagtaacttaggCCTTTAGGAGCCTGTGTTGtttgaaagttaatgggactgaACAGAAGAACGGCTgaactgggtcaaaccaaaggtccatctcgcccagtatcctatcttctgacagtagccaatggcAATTGcctgagagggaatgaacagaacaggtaattatcgagtgatctgtcccctgttgtccacgctcagcttctggcaatcagaggctagggacaccccaagtatggggttgcatccctgaccatcttggctaatagccattgacactgttaagtcacttaggtgcttttgaaaattttaccagcCCAAATAGCCAAatcatatgggggggggggaataagagagggggaaactgaagtacagaaaAGTGAAGAGTCTTGCCCAAGGTCGCCCTGCAGGTCAGCGGCAGAGCTGGCAATAGAAGCCAAGATCTCTCTATTCCCACATCTGGTGCTATAGCCACCAGTCCACACTGCCTCTTGAGAAGCTAGAACCTGATTAACTCTATTCGTTAATCAACAAATCCTATCAGTTTTCCAACACCCCTTCCCCCTGTCACTCTCACCCCATTTCTCAGCATGGTTCTGAGCAAAGTGCCATGGTGAGGTCTTCTATTACCAGAGAGGAACAGTGGTTTTGTGATTCGAACTGGCGAGAGGCCTgacttctattcctggctctgtccgTGTCTTGCTCCATGACCTTGGGTGAGCATTTACAGGAGAGGTCATTGATTTGAAGTgccaaggggtgggggaaatcttCCATAGCATTGAATCCTTACATCAAGACCAGGGCTCTGGTTCTGCTGTTTCTTACactggagcaactccactgacttcagggggttGCTTCTGTCTTACGCTCATCTAAGTGAGCACAGAGTCAGGCTGTAAAAGGCTCTTTCTGAGATGCACTAGCTTCTCTGCACTGACTGAGTTTGACTGAGTGGAATTTTCTGGCTCATCTTGATGCAGGGaccagactggatgatcacaacagtcccttaaAATGCATAATCTTGAGCCACCTTTGCCTGGTTTCCAGAGGTACTGAgtacctgcagcttccattgaagtGAATAAAGCCCCCCAATTTAGCTGTCATCAGAAGCTAGTCCCAGCCTTGCAGAAGAGCATTAAGCTCTAGCAAGCCGCGCTTGTCagaaagaaccatggagatttttcTACTGCCGCATCCTTGGTTATTTTTATCAGGTTTCCCCTGATGGACCTAGCGTGAGTGACGGGCTGATCACTGAAGTCCCTGGGAAGGCCTCCAAATGGTTTCAACGGGCTCTGGATCagtccccaattcagcaaagcgctTGTAGCTCATGcctcaagttaagcatgtgctaaagtcccattgaagtcgaAGAGACTTCAGCCTCTGCTGTAAGTGAAACTTGTGCTTTGCTGTGCACGGACAGTAAAGCCCCAGCTCTCAGACTCATGTGATCACACCATGTTGGGGGTTTTAAGTAAATATCTAACTTTTGTAGCTGTGGATAAAAGCACAAAAAGGCCCAAAAAACCCgagcaaattaaaaaacaaacaattattttaaaaaattaatctcatgatttttaagccaatcctgtgatttttttttttgattttttttttttttttgaggggtaGAGAGCTGGCTCATCATGTTTGAACCAGACCTTTAACAAGGTTCTCTGCGATGGTGTCTCTTTAAGGCAAGGAAATGGGAAAAGCCCCTTCCTGGCACTAACTGTAGCTGGGTCAGGCTGAATACCTGGCTACTCTTTAGACACAGAGGGATTTCTGTGAGATCAAAGGGCCGCAGGGGCTGATTGAAAgtgggggccttggggaaggagcagagaggaggGAAGCTGGGGCCAGAAGAGGACCAGCCAGCCCGCCCAAAGGTGATAATACCTCTTCTTGTTCCTTGGCTGGAAACTGGCTCCAGCCCCTGGGAATAAGGCGAGAGGGGCCGTGTCTGTGGAGACAGCACCTGAAAGGGAAACATTAGACTCCAATCAATCAGCAGCAAATTAGGAGCAAAGCAAGGTGGCTTCCGTGCACACACAAAAGGGAGCTTTGCTCTGCCTCCTGTCCATCCGTTCCTCCCTACCCCCCATCGAAGCATGAAGGGCCCAGTGTGCGCCATCAGGGTGACGCCGCCAGGCCTTAATCCCAAGGGGTGGATGCCATTAGAGGGGATTTGCATGCCATGTGTGTCTATGCATGGTCAGGGGCACGGGAGACCGGCAATTTGAAATGAGACTCACAGGGAGGGGGCATCATTCAATCAGACAGGGGGTTAATTTGTTCTTGGGAAAGAGGCTTCAACACCATGCTCTGGGGGCTGATgcagtgctcctgtctccagcttcCCCTGCAGAGATACCGTCCTCTTTCCCCCACCTTGCTGCCCAGGATTGCCAGGTGCACGCTGCTCTCTTCCCTGCTGTGACTCAGGGAGGGCGGAATGCAAACCCTGCTGGGGTTGTTGGAAGCAAACCTATTTCCAGAAGCCAAATTGCAGCGTTCCCTCTGAGATTCTAACAGCAAAGAAGAGAGAATGTATTCAAAGGGGTGGATTGGGCACTTTGCagactgtctttttgctctgtgtctgtacagtgccgaccacaatggggccctgatccttgattggAGTTCCTAGGGACTACagcaataataattattataatgaACACGCTCTATTTTAAATGCCAATTTCCTGTTAAATTAACCAAAGAAAGCAGCACAAGCAGAGACCACTTCTAGCAAACTTGGAAGTTTTCTGCTTTCAGATGGGAACTGGGTGGTCTGAGCACAGCTCTAGATTACCAAGACCAGGTCTGCTGTTGGGAAGTCTGGTGAAATGGCAATTCCCACCAACCGGCACTGGATATGCCAGGGAAGGGAGGCCATATGTCACCACCACGGCAGCCCTTGCAATGGTGGTGGCTGCAGTGCAAAGGCTTCTGTTGGTTTTACCACCTGGCGATCTCGCCCTTTTGTGAGTAACAAAATTACCTTCCGGGGTTCTGGCTTCTTCTGGTTTCTGACTTCATAAAGTCATagagtttagggccagaagggattattagatcaagtctgacctcctgtatatcacaggccaataAATTTCACGCTGTTAAGCTTGTATTCAGCCTATGTCCCCAGCACTTCCCGCCAAGGGCATTATATCCTGGCATTTCATGGTGGCTTTCCTATTGTTCTGTTAATATGCCAGCTCTGGAGCTTATCTTAAAGCCCCGGTTccaggagtcatgtgattacatgagaacctcagctttcattttcaaaaatagcatGTCTCTAGCACTCCCGGTTggggagaaaaaatgaaaaaggagatCCCTGCTGGCTCTGGTGCCAGAAGGCCAGTAAACAGATCCTATCAAATACTgatattttaaatctcatgatttctaaaCCAATCTAATTAATTTGTGGGCCCTGACTCATGGTTTCtgaatgcttggagttggcaataccGCATACAGCAGAGCAGAGTCCACCTGACAGGCTGAGTTGGTGCAGTGACATGGCCATGAAGAAAGGTATAGGGCTTCGGGCCAGGATCTGTTCTTAGGGACACCAACATGCATCCAGAGCAGCTCCTCTGACTTAATGCAGTTACTCCAGCATAACTGAGCTCAGAGACATCTGATTCTCCTAACATAACATGCTTGCTACTGCCAGCCAGggccaattgttctccatgtctactgaaagtaggacaagaagttatcagcttaatctgcagccagggagatttaggttagatattaggaatagGAACAACTTTCTAACCATAAGGGGAGTTA from Lepidochelys kempii isolate rLepKem1 chromosome 26, rLepKem1.hap2, whole genome shotgun sequence includes:
- the FGF17 gene encoding fibroblast growth factor 17, with amino-acid sequence MQQYVSLQNLSICFQLLMLSCQTQYVRDQGAMTDQLSRRQIREYQLYSRTSGKHVQVNGKRITATAEDGNKFAKLIVETDTFGSRVRIKGAESEKYICMSKRGKLIGKPNGKSKDCIFTEIVLENNYTAFQNARHEGWYMAFTRKGRPRKATKSRQNQREAHFIKRLYRGQLPFPNNAERQKQFEFVGSSSPTRRTKRTRTPRPHT